A genome region from Mercenaria mercenaria strain notata chromosome 11, MADL_Memer_1, whole genome shotgun sequence includes the following:
- the LOC128546538 gene encoding uncharacterized protein LOC128546538, with translation MYSHLWPTLKQGSGRDCGPCLRNLKSKDVRSISARHCSERCEIVDYRLPILSVTPSTAYSERPSRYHCCLPRTSQQHLTSFERKATMSGSTRSLSMYNQRGLTTICGQWRRGPCLGGRYERTTT, from the exons ATGTACAGTCATTTGTGGCCGACTTTGAAGCAGGGATCTGGCAGGGATTGCGGTCCGTGTTTGAGGAACCTGAAATCAAAGGATGTGCGTTCCATTTCGGCCAGGCACTGTTCAGAAAGGTGCGAGATAGTGGATTACAG ACTGCCTATACTGAGCGTGACGCCGTCTACCGCCTACTCAGAAAGACCTTCGCGTTACCACTGCTGCCTGCCGAGGACATCCCAGCAGCATTTAACAAGCTTCGAGAGAAAAGCAACGATGAGCGGCTCAACGCGTTCTTTGAGTATGTACAATCAACGTGGATTAACAACGATTTGTGGCCAGTGGCGTCGTGGTCCGTGTTTGGGAGGTCGATACGAACGAACAACGACGTAG